In Chelonia mydas isolate rCheMyd1 chromosome 7, rCheMyd1.pri.v2, whole genome shotgun sequence, the sequence GAGGGGCCCTAGGTGCATGTGCAGCAACACTGGTgtgaggtgagtgtgctgctgggtgggagaagggggcccctcccccagagcttgcTGCTGCCGGCAGGGGGACTCCTCCTCTcttgccccagccccggggcagcctgcctgcaccccaaactcctcatcccccgccccaccccagagccctcaccccctgcaccccaaccctctgccctagccctcaccccccacatccctgccctctgccctagccctgagcccccccaaaccactcattcccagccagagccctcccccctgcaccccaaccctctgccctagcccctcccacagcccaaacctctcatcaccagccccaccccagaaccctcacatttttacattattttaaaatatatatattacaagcaggtggggggggggggacttggaCCTTTTCTGGGcatcaccaaaaattatacaaacctgccacccctgcccacagggAGGGTGCAGATCTTATTTGCCTCCATGTTAATCTGGAATTACTCCTTGTCCTTCCTTACAGTGACTCTAGATTAATATTGGTCTCAATGAGAGACCAGGAACAAAGCTCAGAAGGGAGGAGGCCAGAACCCTCTTAGGCAGATCACTGTGTGGGGCCTATGGAGGGCTAGCTATAGTACCCTTGTCTCTCAGGTAATTGCCTCACAGAGAAAATTACTGGCTTGCCCTGAGACAATTAACCTGTTATAGTGAGATCATTAAAATAGCAGGGCAAAGATTGGGCTAACGAGGTGATTAGCAAAATAAAGGGAAGACTATATAATTAGGAGGAACAGGATGTACCAGGAAGCTCAGTGAGAGTGGGGTGTAATAGAGTGGGCTGGGTGGAAGGCTCCTCCTGGCACATGCTGGTACTATGTTCTGCAGTGCTGGGGATATAAAGATTAAAGATCCCCATGGGGAAAAGAAACAGCCTGTGTGTATATTGCAAGAGACAATCCAAATGGGTCAGGCAGTGCAGCACAGCGGGTAGCTAACAGAGCGCCCTGTGACACAGGGCAACCACTTTcccaccttcctccctccctgcatctGAGAGAAGAACTCTGAACAACAGTTTTCCATCCAAAACCACAAGTTCTTGCAGTTTTCACGGAGGGAGAGAAGCAAAATCTGTGGTAATTTCACATTAGTGTCTGGTAAATGGATAGAAAGTTACCAGCCCCTGCCCGCTGGCCATTCACACATGCAGCTGGGGAGCCCTGGGTAATGCTTCCTTAACAGAAGGATGGCACGGAGGAGCCAAAATATTTAAGACATTTCCTTGGCCTGTCCTTGGAAAATAATGGCCACtgacccaccccagaggtggctgcacctcAGAGCTGGGGGAAGCAATCCCACATGGGGGATGGGGATACTTCTGGTGACAGAGTCAGTCAGCTGGCTCTAGGGACAGCTACATTGGCTGCTCatggagcagctctgcagccagccgaTCCAGCAGCCCCGCAGCCAGCTGCACCGGccactgctcaggtggccccaagCACGTAGCCCTGGGCACCACCCGAGCagcggccagtgcagctggccccaaAGACCACCTGAGCAGTGGTCCCCAGGTAGCCAGTGCAGCCGCTGCCGGCGGCGATTCCCCAGGTGGCTGGAGTAGGCACTTCCCCAGGCGGCCGGTgcagccgctgccagcagcagctggagtagCTACTTCCCTGGATGGCCAGCGCAGCTGCTGCTGCCGgtggcccctggcagctggtgctATGGCTGGCCCTGGCCCCCACCAGCAACAGCCCCCCGGGGTGACCGTCCCCCAGCAGCGGCCCGCTGGGATGCGTCCCCCAGCAGCGGCCCCTCCAGACTCCCCAGGGGTGACCGTctctcagcagcagccccagcactcctccagacacccccaccccagcagcagccccaggccctAGCAGCAACCCCCTTAAGATTTTgtcataggtatttttagtaataGTCATGGCAGGTCAAGGGCCCAtgaatgtgtgtgtattgtattgtccatgacttttactaaaaatacctgtgactaaatcgtagcctgaTTGATAAATAGTGGAAATGGCTGACTCTGAGATTTGATATCAGTGTTCAGTAATTAAAGAGAAAAGGGTGGAAATCTGAGGAATTTTGGATCAATCTTCATAAGTTAGAGAGGAAAGTAGGAGAATGTGAGGTATTTATATCAACAGTTGATAATAGGTAGAGATAAAATCTGAGTGAATTTCTTATCAATATttgataaagagagagaaaaggggaaacaTTTCCAGGGATTTTATATCAATACTCAAGAATGAGAAGAAAGGGCAAAAACTGAGATTTTATGTTAACATTTTGTAATTAGAGACAGGGGATAATCTCCAAGCATAATACATTAGCAATAGAGAATTAGAGAGAAAATGGGGCAGAGTTTAGGGTACTTTTATCTCAGTCTTTGAGAATTGGGGaggaaaaggttaaaaacaaaatatctgaTAATAGAAGAGGAAAGCACCAAGCTCTGGGGGATATTTAATAATTAGAGGGAAAGTTTGAGAGGACTGTGTATGGATGTTCAATAACCACAGAaaaagtgcatccgatgaagtgagctgtagctcatgaaaacttatgttcaaataaatctattagtctctaaggtgccacaagtcctccttttcttttcacagaaaaaGTAGTTTCCCACCACCATTCAcctgggcagcaggaagccctTTGCAAAGCTGCTTTGGAGATGTAtgtggagcaggcaggctccctggccctggggagggggcagagacagggGAAGGTGCATTGGGTggatgagggggaggggcagcagctgggagccgaTACTTCAGTGGAGAAACTTGCTCCTGCCTCCCATTGCTGTGTCCCTTCCAAGCCCTGTTAATGGCAAAAAATGGCCATCCTCTCCCCCGCCCTGAGGCAGCCTGTCTCAGGCTCTCCCACCGCTACCCACCAACCCCCCTCCCATCTGGGGAATGACTCAGGGCAACAATTTCCCACCTAAGCGAGGGCAAAGGGCCGCAGATAAAATGGGTGGGGATATGGCCCAACTCGGATGAGAATTTAAACGGACGTTTGAGGAGGAGAGAAAATGGGGCAAAATCGGCCAAAGGTCAGAGGCGCGAGAGCAGGGGGTCTGCCTGGAGCCCTTCCCCCACCGCCTGCCCTTCTCCCTGGGCACGGCCTGCCTCCGGGCAGAGCTCAGTCCACGCCGTTGcgccctctctccccccttcctcccatcgCTGCTTAttgtcctctccccccaccccacgggCCCGCTCTCTTtccccgccccgctcctccccacttTAACGGCCCTGCGGATCCGAGCTGGGTGCAAAGCCAGGGCAGCGGCTTCACTGAGGCTAACCCAGCTCCGACCTTGCCCGCGGGAGCACGAACACTTACCGGGGAGAAGATCCCGGGGCCGCGAGCTCCCAGAGCCAGACACTCACCCACCTGCCGCTCCCAGCGCTGTCCCGGAGGCCTCTGCGCTGGAGtctccggctcaggggctggagtCGGCAGAGCCCGAGGCGAGTTCCCGCTGGAGAAACgccaggctggggcacaggaggctTTAATGCAGGTCCCCGACCCGGGGAAGCAGCAGCGGCTCAGCCCAGGCTCCCAGATCACACGGAAGCAGCAGCGTCCTGGGCAGAGCTACGCAGTATCGACCTGCCTTTGTCCTCCCCGGCTCCTGCTctcagctgctgcagccccttcCTGTGCCCTCAGCACCAGCCCGGATGTAGCAGCGCTGACTGGGCCAGGGGGCTCTCTCCGGCTGGAGGCCCAAGACAAGAAAAAGGGCACCGTTAAGGAGACCGCGGAGGAAGGGTCCAAGCTGCAAGCAGCCATGAACTATAAAACTACGTCTCTAGGTGCCTATCTTTAAATTAATGTATATGCTCGGTTGTGAATTAAGGTTGAAATATACAGTCATATGCtgtaccagaggtgggcaaactacggcccgcgggccacatccggcccggcccctgagcttctggccggggaggctagccccctgcccctcccgcgCTGTCCCCACTCCCGGCAGCCTCACTTCGCCCCGGGCGCAATGCTTTGGGCGgcgggctgtgagctcctggggcagcgcagccgcagagcctggcctgacccggtgctctgtgctgcgcggcggCGGCTGCTGTAGCGCCACCGGTGCTCCGGACAGcgcgggcagggggcagggaacggggggttggatagagggcagaggagttcgGGGGGGTGCTCAGAgggcggggatgtggataggggtcggggcggaacagggggttgaatgggggcaggggtcctgggaggcagtcaggaagggggggttggatgtgggggggcaggggttctgggggcagtcaggggacagggagaaggggtgattggatggggcaggagtcccagggaggcagtcaggaaggagaggggggttggatggggcagttgGGGCGGaggtccgggggcagtcaggggacagggagcgggggtttgtggatggggcagaggctctgggggtctgtcagggaacgggggggttggatgaggcaggagtccgggggggggctgggccatgaccccctcccctaaccggccctccatacaatttctgaaacccgatgtggccctcgggccaaaaagtttgctcgccCCTGATCTATACTGTATCTTATAATAAAATTCTTCTAAAAAGCCTGTCGGGGTAAGCATACTTCAGAGTTAGAccttacagcaggggttctcaaactgagggttgcaagattattacatgggggggcgtgagctgtcagcctccaccccaaaccctgctttgcccccaGCATTTATCATGgtcttaaatataaaaaaaagtgtttttaatttatgggggggggggttgcactcagaggcttgctatgtgaaagggatcaccagtacaaaagtttgagaaccagcgCCTTACAGCGAACCCACCTGTCAGAATGAGCTACCCATGGGAGAAAGCTGGGAGAGCAGCTCATTCTGATAGCAAAGCAAACAAACCCtgatactagggctgtcaattaatcccagttaactcacgcgattaactaaaaaaaattaatcgtatgGTTGTAAGCACCACTCCAGAGCCTGGTGGCACTGTCACAGCGCCATCCAGGACCGGCTGGTGAAAGACATCTCGCCATGCCTGGGAAAGATCGCCATTGACTCTGCCATCCCTAGAACGGACAGCCAACTGCAACCTGACATCGTCATGACCGATGAGGAAAATAGAAGATCCTCATGGTGGACATCACGGTGCCATTTGAAAACAGGTCCCCGGCCTTCCATGAGGCCCGGGCTCAGTGACACCCTAAGAAACCAGGGCTACGAGGTCCAGATCCACGCCCTGGTCATGGGAGTTTTGGGCATGTGGGACCCCCACAATGAGCCAGCGCTGAAAGCATGCAGAGTCAGTCAGCGCTATGCCCGGCTCATGAGACAGCTCATGGTGTCCgacaccatcaggtggtccagagacatTTACATGGAGCACATCACGGGATGCCGTCAGTACTAGGACGAGTAAACAAGACCGCCGGTcagggaaataacccacttcctcCCCTGACAAACCAAGAGATGCACCCCACCCACATACCTATTCACTATACCAACCCTGACTTGGACTCTAAATATATTTTATGGGTGGCATACCTGAGATCACTTATTCACTGACTCTTTAAAAACTTCCACACCCCAATCTGGG encodes:
- the LOC122466564 gene encoding transcription initiation factor TFIID subunit 4-like isoform X2; the protein is MGQNRPKVRGARAGGLPGALPPPPALLPGHGLPPGRAQSTPLRPLSPLPPIAAYCPLPPPHGPALFPRPAPPHFNGPADPSWVQSQGSGFTEANPAPTLPAGARTLTGEKIPGPRAPRARHSPTCRSQRCPGGLCAGVSGSGAGVGRARGEFPLEKRQAGAQEALMQVPDPGKQQRLSPGSQITRKQQRPGQSYAVSTCLCPPRLLLSAAAAPSCALSTSPDVAALTGPGGSLRLEAQDKKKGTVKETAEEGSKLQAAMNYKTTSLA
- the LOC122466564 gene encoding transcription initiation factor TFIID subunit 4-like isoform X1; translation: MGQNRPKVRGARAGGLPGALPPPPALLPGHGLPPGRAQSTPLRPLSPLPPIAAYCPLPPPHGPALFPRPAPPHFNGPADPSWVQSQGSGFTEANPAPTLPAGARTLTGEKIPGPRAPRARHSPTCRSQRCPGGLCAGVSGSGAGVGRARGEFPLEKRQAGAQEALMQVPDPGKQQRLSPGSQITRKQQRPGQSYAVSTCLCPPRLLLSAAAAPSCALSTSPDVAALTGPGGSLRLEAQDKKKGTVKETAEEGSKLQAAMNYKTTSLVFCMECGHHYRT